The [Clostridium] colinum genome includes the window ATTTTGTATCCACAATTTTCAACATTATGTTTTAGAAAAAAAGGTATAATTTTAAATGAACCATAATTATATGTTTTATCCATATCGTAAACATCTATGTTTGCTTTATTTATACCTAAAACTAATAAATCATTAACTAACCATTTACCACAACCAAAACGTACTGTAGGACGTTCTAAAGCTAAGTTTTTAAGTGTTGTTTTATTAAAATGGTCGCTATGTATATGAGTTAATAAAACAAGTTGTATTTTTTTGTGATACCCCTTTATTTTTTTAAAGGGGACACCACAATCAATTAATATGTTATCATTTATAATAGTGGCATTTCCGTTACTTCCACTACTTAAAATATTATAATTTATCAAAATTTATCTGCTCCGTTTCATTAACTATTTCAGTTGGCGTTGGGTCATCTATAATTTCTGGTGCATCTGGTATATTTTCTGGAGTTTCTCGTAAAAACGAACCATTTTCTATATTTATAGAACTGTCTTCAAATTCAATAGCTTGTTGAAGTTCAGTTGACAACATTCCGTATTTTGAAAATAATTGTCTTAATATCGTTTTCTTGCCCATCTCATCAAAGTTTTTATACCAATTAGAAGAGTATTTATACAGTTCTTTTTCTGGTATTTGATTATTTTCTAATTTTCTTAAACTCTCTAAATTAAAAGCTTGTGAATGCTTGTCTGCATGTGTTTCCATTTGTTTTTTGCTCCAATAAATTGCTTTTCTAAAGCCATTCACAAATTCAAACATACCATAATAACCTATTGTTTTAGCTTGTTCCCTTTTGTCAAAATCTTCTATAAGTTTAACTTCAATTTCTTCTTCTAAAGGATTAAACTTGATAAGTTCCCCCTCTTTTATTTCTGTTACAACTATTTTTTTATAGTAACCACTTCTAATAGCTAACTGTAAGTAACCCTTATATCCCAATATAAATTGTGCATTACTGTCTACAACTTTCCATTCATAACCACCCGTTTCTTTAGGTACTTTAACTTTTTTATCAAAAGGTATAAGATAATACTGCCCTAATACACCTGTTTTTAAGTTTAAAGTTTCTCCTAAAAGTCCTGCTCCAATAATAGATTTTGCATTACATTTTTGTAATTCTGGATTAGCAATTACTGCTGAACTTATATTTGTGATAAAACTTTGTACTTTTTTTCTATCTCCTAAAGTATCTAACATTAATTTTTGAATATCTGTAGTTTGAATAGCTACACTAAATTTACTTTTTTGAACTTGATTACTCATACTTATATCCTCCATTATTTAAAAATTCTTTTAATTGTCTTAACTTTTCCTTTGTTCCTATAACTGTGAAAGTTACTTTATATTCTTTTTCTTTCTCTTCCTGTATAATAGGTGGTGCTAGTTCTTTTTGTACCTCTTCAACTTTTTTAACAGTTTCTTGTTTTTCTTTTTCTTTTTGCTCTGCTAATTCTTTTACTTTTTGTTGTTCTTCAATAGTTTTTTTTCTCTCATTAACTATTAACATTGAATTAGTTAAATCTAAACTTTTAGAATATTCGAACATTAAATCATCACTATGTACCATATTTTTAATAACTTGAATATCATTATTTGACTTATCTAAAAATTCTTTAACCTTTTCTTTAAGACTTTTTAAACTAGCTGTTAAAGTAATGTTTAGATTTGCTTTTTCATATGTAATAAATTCATATTGTAAACCTAAGTTTGCTTTATATTCTT containing:
- a CDS encoding recombinase RecT codes for the protein MSNQVQKSKFSVAIQTTDIQKLMLDTLGDRKKVQSFITNISSAVIANPELQKCNAKSIIGAGLLGETLNLKTGVLGQYYLIPFDKKVKVPKETGGYEWKVVDSNAQFILGYKGYLQLAIRSGYYKKIVVTEIKEGELIKFNPLEEEIEVKLIEDFDKREQAKTIGYYGMFEFVNGFRKAIYWSKKQMETHADKHSQAFNLESLRKLENNQIPEKELYKYSSNWYKNFDEMGKKTILRQLFSKYGMLSTELQQAIEFEDSSINIENGSFLRETPENIPDAPEIIDDPTPTEIVNETEQINFDKL
- a CDS encoding MBL fold metallo-hydrolase, translating into MINYNILSSGSNGNATIINDNILIDCGVPFKKIKGYHKKIQLVLLTHIHSDHFNKTTLKNLALERPTVRFGCGKWLVNDLLVLGINKANIDVYDMDKTYNYGSFKIIPFFLKHNVENCGYKIHFNNFKLFYATDCNNLNGIEAKNYDLYMVEANYTEKGIKERIKQKELNGEYVYEYNSLKNHLSKEKADDFIYSNIGYNSQFIYMHINKEECYE
- a CDS encoding DUF1351 domain-containing protein: MSEIIQIKQLPIIEERLKELETTIKQKTDTALSLVVTEDTFKEIKKTRAELNKEFKELEDLRKKIKSQVLKPYEDFEKVYKEVTGHYNIADRELAKRIKDVELALKDEKEQEVRLYFEEYKANLGLQYEFITYEKANLNITLTASLKSLKEKVKEFLDKSNNDIQVIKNMVHSDDLMFEYSKSLDLTNSMLIVNERKKTIEEQQKVKELAEQKEKEKQETVKKVEEVQKELAPPIIQEEKEKEYKVTFTVIGTKEKLRQLKEFLNNGGYKYE